CCGCCCCACGCCGGGTCTGCCGGGCGTGCCCTTCGACGCCCCGCAGGACACCACCCAGGCGCAGGCAGGGCAGGCGCAGCCGGGGCAGGAGCAGGGCGACCTGCCACTGGACGGCGACCTGCTGCCCGCCCCGACCGCCGAGCGTGAACTGTACCGCCGGGCCGTCCCGCCGGGCTGGCGTGGCGCTCGCCTGAACATCCTGAGCCTCCCGCCGGGCGTGGAGGTCGTCGGGATCATCCGGGACGGCTCGGTGCGCCTGCCGCGCCCGGAACTGCGCCTGACCGCGCAGGACGAACTGGTGTTCCTGGCCCGCCCGGAGGCGTACAGCGCCCTGGAAGGCATCCTGCGTCTGCCCGGCAGCTGACGCGCTGACGGGCACGGGAGCTGACGGGCACGGGAGCTGTCCGGTCATGCGGAACTGCTGGCGGCCACGCCGGTAGCCGGGCGGCGCGCGGCGCGGATAATGCCGCTCATGACGCCCTCCCCTGCCCGCCCCTGGGACCGTAACGAGCGGCTGGGCATCCTGAACGGCTGGGCGGTGTTCACCGGGGACGGGTTCCTGAACGTGTCGGTGGTCGTGGTGGGCTTCGCGTCACGGCTGGGCGCGCCGAACTGGGTGATCGGGCTGCTGCCGGCCATCGCGGCCGGCGGGTGGATGCTGCCGCAACTGCTGGTGGCCGCGCGGGTGCGCAGCCTGCCGTTCAAGTTGCCGGTGTACCGCTCGGCGGCGCTCGTGCGGACCAGCACGTACGTGGCGATGGTCCTGATCGCGGCCCTGCTGACAGGCAACCCGGCGCTGTGCCTGGCGCTGTTCGTGCTGGCCATGCTGGTCAATGCCCTGGCGTCCGGCGTGTCGGGCCTGCCGTTCCTGGAGGTGGTCAGCAAGACGGTACCGTCCGCGCGCCGCCCGCGTTTTTTCGGAACGCGCAACCTGTACGGCGGCCTGCTGGCGTTCGGGGCGGGCCTGCTGGTCCGCTGGATTCTGGCGTCGGACCTGCCGTTCCCACTGAATTACGCGCTGATCTTCGCGCTGGGCACGGCGGCGTTCACGTTCGGGTACTGGGTGTTCGGACTGGTCACCGAGCCTGCCGATCCGCCCCTGGCGCGGCAGGGCACCCGCGCGGAGTTCCGCGCCATTCCGGACACGCTGCGCGACCCGCACTTCCGGGCGTTCCTGACGGTGCGCCTGCTGCTGGCCGCCGCCAGCATGAGCGAACCGTTCTTCGCCGTGAACGCCCTGCGGGAACTGAACTATCCGGCCGCGACGCTGGGCGTGTTCGTGATGGCCCTGACCGGCGCGGCCCCCCTGTCGAACGTGGTGTGGCAGCGCGTGGCCGAACGCAAAGGTTCGCGGCGCATCATCCGCTACGCCAGCGTGTTCTACGGCCTAGCGCCGCTGTACGCCATCGCGGTCGGCGTGCTGGGCCTGGGCGCCTGGGCGTACCTGGGGGTGTTCGTGCTGTCCAGCGTCGCCACGCAGGGCTTCAACCTGGGGCACACCAACCACCTGCTGAACATCGCGCCCGAGGATGCCCGCAGCCGCTACATCGGCACGCTGAACACCCTGGTCGGCGCGGCCCTGTTCACCCCGGTGATCGGGGGACTGCTGGCCGACCGGGTCGGGTACGCGCCCGTGTTCGCAGTCAGCGGCGTGCTGTGCGCCGCCGCGTGGTGGCAGTGCGGGAAACTGCGCCGCGACGCGTGACGGCGCTGTATGCAAGTGGCGCTGCGTGTCAGTGGTGCTGCGTGTGTCATACGGATTCCGTTTGTTTCGCCCTCCACCCGGAAGGGCGCCGGATTGCCAGCTCCACGCCCGGAACCCGCTCGGCTCCTACTCGCGTCCGCTCGGATTGAACCGGCTTTGCAGCCCATTCAATCGGAGTCCGTGTCAGTGGCCCAGGATCTTGCTGAGGAACTGCTTGGCGCGGTCGTGCTGCGGGTTCTGGTAGAAGTTCTCGGGGGTGGTGTCCTCGACGATGTTGCCCTGGTCGAAGAACAGGATGCGGTCGGCGACCTCGCGCGCGAAGCCCATCTCGTGCGTGACGACCAGCATGGTCATGCCGCTCAGGGCCAGTTCCTTCATGACGTCCAGCACTTCCTTGATCATCTCGGGGTCCAGGGCGCTGGTGGGTTCGTCGAACAGCATCACCTTGGGGTCCATGGCCAGGGCGCGGGCGATTGCCACGCGCTGCTGCTGCCCGCCGCTCAGTTGCGCCGGGTACTTGTGCGCCTGCTCCTCGATGCCCACGCGGCGCAGCAGGTCCAGGCCGCGCCTGTCGGCGTCTGCCCTGGTGGCCTTGCGGACGCGGGTGGGAGCCAGGGTGATGTTCTCCAGGACGGTCAGGTGCGGGAACAGGTTGAACGACTGGAAGACCATGCCGACCTCGCGGCGGATGGCGTCCAGGTTGCCCCTGCCGTTCAGGGGGATGCCGTCCACGGTGATGCTGCCGCCGTCGTGCGCGTCAAGGGCGTTGATGGTGCGGATGAAGGTGCTCTTGCCGCTGCCTGACGGCCCGATGATGACCACGACCTCGCCGGGCTGCACGGTCAGGTTCACGCCGCGCAGCGCGTGGAAGCTCCCGAAGTGCTTGTGCACGTTCTGCGCGTCGATGATGGGCGGTCCGTCCTTCTGCCCGGCACGCGCGCGGGTCTGACCGGGCAGGGGGGCCGGGCCGGCAGCTTCTTTACTGAGGGACGGGGAGGAGGGGTGCGTCATCCCGGCAGTCTACCGTTCACCTGCCGCGCGTGGCAGGGGCGGGCCGGGGGCATTCCTCCTCGGCGCCGGGGTTACGAATTCAGGCTGCGGGGGTTTCGTTCGTAAGGTTGCTGACCGCGCCGCGAAACCCGCCGGGGAAGCGCTGGGAGGCCGCCGGGTCAGCTGCTCATCATGAGCACATGCTACGATAGCCTCTATTCTCACTTACGGTTCAGGCTGCCCGCAGGGTGCCGGACCTTTCAGACAGGAGTTCCCATGAAGAAAAGCACCCGTCAGCTGACCGCTGTTCTCGTTCTCGGTACCGCCGCCGCCGCCCTCGCCCAGGGCACCACCTTCCTGACCATCGGGTCGGGCAGCACCACCGGCGTGTACTTCCCGGTCGCGACCGGCATGGCCAAGATGCTCAACGATGCGGGCAGCGGCGTGCGCGCCAACGCCCGCTCCACCGGCGGCAGCGTGTTCAACGTGAACGCCATCGCCAGCGGCGAACTCGACGCGGCCGTCGCGCAGAACGACGTCGTGTACTACGCGTACAAGGGCACGGGCCTCCAGGCGTTCCAGGGCAAGGCGAACAGCAAACTGCGCACCATGGCCGTCCTGTACCCCGAAGTGCTGCACGTCGTGGCCCGCAAGGACAGCGGCATCAAGACCATCGCGGACCTGAAAGGCAAGCGCGTGGTCATCGGTGACCTGGGCTCCGGCACCGAACTGACCGCCAAGCAGGTCATGGAAGCGTACGGCCTGGGCTTCGACGACCTGGGGCAGGCGCTGCGCGTGTCGCCCAGCCAGGGCATCAGCCTGATGCAGGACAAGCGCGCCGACGCGCTGTTCTACACCGTGGGCGTGGGCGCCAGCGCCATCGCGCAGATCGCGCAGACGGTGGACGTGAACATGGTCCCGGTCAGCGGCAACCAGGCCAGCAGCCTGCTCAAGAAGTACCCCTTCTACGTGCGGTACAACATTCCCGCCAAGAGCTACAAGGGCGTGGGCGCGACCGTGCCCAGCGTCGCCGTGCAGGCCACCCTGGTCACCAGCACCGCCATGAGCGAGGACGCCATCTACAAGGCCATGAAGGGCATCTTCGACAACGAGGCCGACCTGAAGGGCATTCACCCCAGCCTCGCCACCAACTTCAGTTACGCCAAGGCCGTCAAGGGCATTCCCGCGCCGCTGCACCCGGGCGCCGTGAAGTTCTTCAAGGAAAAAGGCCTGAACGTCAAGTAAGTGCAGGCACGCCGGTCCGGGGCGAAACGTCCTGAACCGGTACAGTCGGGGCCAGCCGTGGAATGATCGGGCTGGCCCCACCCGTTGATGTCCGGACGCACGCCGTTCCTGTTCAGGGCCGCTGCCGCCCAAGGAGACCCCCCCACCCATGAGTGATCCCACCAGACCCATCAGTTCAGACCCGACCCTGACACCGCCCGGCACCGAGATGACCGACGGCGAGCGCCGCGCCATCGAGATGGTCGAGGCGGCCGAGACGGGCGGCCGGAAACTTCAGGGCGCGCAGAAGTGGCTGGTGACGCTGCTGGCCGTCGCGTGGTGCCTGTACCAGATGTACGCCGCGCAGGTCGGGAACATCGACACGCTGACGCTGCGCGCCACGCACCTGTCGTTCGCGTTCGCGCTGGCGTACCTGGTGTTCCCGTTCCGCAAGACGCCGGGCCGCCCGCAGACGCGCGTGCCCTGGTACGACTGGATTCTGGGCGTCGGCGCGACCGCCACGGCCATCTACCTGATCGCGCAGTACCCGCAGATCGCGACCGTGCAGGGCGGCGTCCTGACCAGCACGGACGTGTGGGTGGGCAGCGGCATGGTGCTCCTGCTGATGCTGGCCGCGTGGCGCACCATCGGGATTGCCATGCCGATCGTGGCGGGCGTGTTCATGCTGTACGCCCTGACCGGCCCGCGCGGCCTGATCCGGGGCGACCTGGGACCGCAACTGCAACTGCACGCCGGGCAGACGTGGCCGCAGGTGGTGGGGCAACTGTTCGCGAACACCGAGGGGATCTTCGGGACGGCCATCGGCGTCAGCGCGCAGATCGTGTTCCTGTTCGTGCTGTTCGGCGCGATTTTCGACAAGCTGGGGGCCGGCGAGTGGTTCATGAACGTCGCGCAGGGCCTGCTGGGCGGGTTCCGGGGTGGTCCGGCCAAGGCCAGCGTGCTGAGCAGCGCCCTGAACGGCATCATCTCGGGTTCGGCGGTCAGTAACGTCGTGACCGGCGGGAACATCACCATCGGCACCATGAAACGCGTGGGGTACAGCGCCGAGAAGGCCGGTGCGATCGAGGTCGCCAGCTCCAGCAACGGCCAGCTGATGCCGCCCGTGATGGGCGCGGCGGCGTTCATCATGGCGCAGAACCTGAACATCGAGTACCGCAGTCTGATCCTGGCGGCGGCCATCCCGGCGTTCCTGTGTTACGGGGCGCTGCTGGTCGTCACGCACATCGAGGCGCTGAAACTGAACCTGCGGGGCCTGCCGAAAAGCGAGTTGCCGCGCGTGCGACAGACACTGCTGTCCGGCTGGTACTACCTGCTGCCGCTGGGGTACCTGATCGGCACGCTGACCATCAACCCGGACGCCACGCCGGAACGCGTGGCGCTGAACACCATCTTCGTGATGATGGTCATGATGTTCGTGCAGGAAGCCTTCTTCGCCGCGCGTGACGGTCGCGGCCCGGGCCGGGGCCTGCTGGACGGCGGCCGCAAACTGATCGAGGCTTTCGAGAGCGGCGCGCGGTCCATGATCGGCATTGCCATTGCCACGGCCGCCGCCGGGATCATCGTGGGCATCGTGACCATCACGGGCCTGGGCTTCGGACTGGCAGACATCGTGCAGCTGGCCAGCGACGGCGTGCGCTCCCTGATGGCCTTCGCGGGGCCGCAGGTGGCGACGTTCGCGTCCGTGCTGGTGGTGCTGTTCATGGCGCAGCTGATCGCCCTGATTCTGGGCATGGGTCTGCCCACCACCGCGAACTACATCCTGATGAGCGCCCTGATCGTCCCGATCATCGCGAAGGTCGCGGGCCTGGATACCAGCAACCCGGCGCAGATGCTGCCCGTGCACATGTTCGTGTTCTACTTCGGGATCATGGCCGACAGCACGCCCCCGGTGGCGCTGGCGGCGTTCGCG
Above is a window of Deinococcus seoulensis DNA encoding:
- a CDS encoding MFS transporter, which translates into the protein MTPSPARPWDRNERLGILNGWAVFTGDGFLNVSVVVVGFASRLGAPNWVIGLLPAIAAGGWMLPQLLVAARVRSLPFKLPVYRSAALVRTSTYVAMVLIAALLTGNPALCLALFVLAMLVNALASGVSGLPFLEVVSKTVPSARRPRFFGTRNLYGGLLAFGAGLLVRWILASDLPFPLNYALIFALGTAAFTFGYWVFGLVTEPADPPLARQGTRAEFRAIPDTLRDPHFRAFLTVRLLLAAASMSEPFFAVNALRELNYPAATLGVFVMALTGAAPLSNVVWQRVAERKGSRRIIRYASVFYGLAPLYAIAVGVLGLGAWAYLGVFVLSSVATQGFNLGHTNHLLNIAPEDARSRYIGTLNTLVGAALFTPVIGGLLADRVGYAPVFAVSGVLCAAAWWQCGKLRRDA
- a CDS encoding TRAP transporter permease; amino-acid sequence: MSDPTRPISSDPTLTPPGTEMTDGERRAIEMVEAAETGGRKLQGAQKWLVTLLAVAWCLYQMYAAQVGNIDTLTLRATHLSFAFALAYLVFPFRKTPGRPQTRVPWYDWILGVGATATAIYLIAQYPQIATVQGGVLTSTDVWVGSGMVLLLMLAAWRTIGIAMPIVAGVFMLYALTGPRGLIRGDLGPQLQLHAGQTWPQVVGQLFANTEGIFGTAIGVSAQIVFLFVLFGAIFDKLGAGEWFMNVAQGLLGGFRGGPAKASVLSSALNGIISGSAVSNVVTGGNITIGTMKRVGYSAEKAGAIEVASSSNGQLMPPVMGAAAFIMAQNLNIEYRSLILAAAIPAFLCYGALLVVTHIEALKLNLRGLPKSELPRVRQTLLSGWYYLLPLGYLIGTLTINPDATPERVALNTIFVMMVMMFVQEAFFAARDGRGPGRGLLDGGRKLIEAFESGARSMIGIAIATAAAGIIVGIVTITGLGFGLADIVQLASDGVRSLMAFAGPQVATFASVLVVLFMAQLIALILGMGLPTTANYILMSALIVPIIAKVAGLDTSNPAQMLPVHMFVFYFGIMADSTPPVALAAFAAAAISGGNPVATGVQAFKYELRTALLAYMMFFNPQLLLIANGRLNGVPFGEAVFMVIFAFIGLVAFSAATMRFLHRKTNPVQMLLLLIASFILIIPTHLLINLGALGLIALVYFWQKAGSRSEPPATLSPA
- a CDS encoding amino acid ABC transporter ATP-binding protein, whose product is MTHPSSPSLSKEAAGPAPLPGQTRARAGQKDGPPIIDAQNVHKHFGSFHALRGVNLTVQPGEVVVIIGPSGSGKSTFIRTINALDAHDGGSITVDGIPLNGRGNLDAIRREVGMVFQSFNLFPHLTVLENITLAPTRVRKATRADADRRGLDLLRRVGIEEQAHKYPAQLSGGQQQRVAIARALAMDPKVMLFDEPTSALDPEMIKEVLDVMKELALSGMTMLVVTHEMGFAREVADRILFFDQGNIVEDTTPENFYQNPQHDRAKQFLSKILGH
- a CDS encoding TAXI family TRAP transporter solute-binding subunit, giving the protein MKKSTRQLTAVLVLGTAAAALAQGTTFLTIGSGSTTGVYFPVATGMAKMLNDAGSGVRANARSTGGSVFNVNAIASGELDAAVAQNDVVYYAYKGTGLQAFQGKANSKLRTMAVLYPEVLHVVARKDSGIKTIADLKGKRVVIGDLGSGTELTAKQVMEAYGLGFDDLGQALRVSPSQGISLMQDKRADALFYTVGVGASAIAQIAQTVDVNMVPVSGNQASSLLKKYPFYVRYNIPAKSYKGVGATVPSVAVQATLVTSTAMSEDAIYKAMKGIFDNEADLKGIHPSLATNFSYAKAVKGIPAPLHPGAVKFFKEKGLNVK